In the genome of Paenibacillus pabuli, the window AAGGCACGGCTTGGCATGTGGTTAGTTTCACGATCTACGGGATCACCATGCTACTGCTCTATACGAGCTCTACACTCGTGCATGCATGGAAAGATGGAAAAATGAAAGATTTATTTGAGATTTTCGACCATTCGTCCATTTATCTGTTTATTGCAGGGACATACACACCGTTTTTGTTTGTCGCAGTTCGAGGAACACTTGGCTGGAGTCTGTTTGGAGTGATCTGGGGCATTGCGTTAGCGGGGGTTATCTTTAAAGCCTTTTTCACCAAGAAGTTTCTGTTCATGTCCACGATTTTCTATATAGCGATGGGCTGGCTCATCGTCATTGCCTGGCAACCACTAGTCGCAGCTATTCCTACAGGTGGAATCGTGCTGCTGGTCACCGGAGGACTGATGTATACGTTAGGTACGCTATTTTATGTGTGGCGTGGCTTTCCGTATCATCATGCGATCTGGCATCTGTTTGTGCTCGCAGGCAGTATCCTTCATTTCTTTGCGGTATTAGTGTACTTGACGCCTCTTCGCTAGGTCGCAGTAGATAGCGTAAAACGAATTGGCTCCATCTGTGGAGACCCATTCGTTTTTTTGTTCTATATAAAGAATACAGCAGGCCGTATTCTACTGCAGGGGATAAGTAGAGCATGGCTAAGATCAAGTGTATGGAAGAAATATGAGCGCAAAATGGACGTTTTTATTGTGACAAGTATTTTTGCTTGACAACCTGATTTGTTTTAGGTATTATTAGGAACGTTGCAAGAGTGTAAAGTGTTTTTCCTTGACGAAGGGAGTGCCCCGTTATGAGTCAAGAAAATCGGCTTGAGAAGACAAACCGAATTAACTTGCTGTTTGCTTTCTATGAACGGTTGCTTACCGAGAAACAGCAGACTTTTCTAAAGTATTACTTTCATGATGATTTCTCGCTAGGCGAGATTGCAGCCGAGTTCGAGATCAGCCGCCAGGCGGTATACGAGCATATCAAGCGTGCCGAACAAGTGCTAGAAAATTACGAAAGCAAGCTTGGCTTGCTGGAGAAGCACGAACGGCGCAACCGTAATCTTGAAGATTTGCAAAAGGCATTGGAGCGCGCAGGCGTTTCCATTGATAACAACCAACAAATAAACGATATGATTCAACAGCTCAGAGAGTAGTTCGTAAGAGTTGAACGAAACGTATCGGTCCTGAAAACAGTATTACAGCTTAAGGAGGTGGGATCATGGCATTTGAAGGATTAACGACCCGATTGCAGAATGTGTTCAGCAAGCTGCGCGGCAAAGGCAAGGTGTCTGATGAAGATGTTGCCGAAGCTATGCGCGAGGTACGTCTGGCATTGCTCGAAGCGGATGTAAACTTCAAAGTGGTCAAGGAATTCATCGCCAAGGTGAAAGAGAAGGCTGTTGGCAAAGAAGTGATGGAAAGCTTCACGCCCGGAATGGTCATTATCGACATCGTAAACAAGGAACTGACGGATTTGATGGGTGGAAGCCAATCGAAACTGGCCAAAGCCAACAAACCGCCTACGGTACTGATGATGGTTGGTCTGCAGGGTGCGGGTAAAACGACCACGTCCGGTAAACTGGCTAAGATGCTGCAAAAGCAAAATAGCAGACCGTTACTTGTTGCGGGAGATATTTATCGTCCAGCAGCGATTAAGCAGTTGCAAGTACTTGGCGAGCAGATCAAAGCACCAGTATTTACACTGGGAGATCAGACAAGCCCTGTAGAGATCGCACGTCAGGGTTTACAGCACGCCAAGGATAACGGTAACGACTACGTCATTATCGATACGGCTGGACGCCTGCATGTCGATGAAGAACTGATGGAAGAACTTCGTCAGATTCACAGCGCAGTGAACCCGGATGAAGTATTGCTTGTCGTAGACAGCATGACAGGTCAGGATGCAGTTAATGTGGCAGAACACTTTAACCAGCAGCTTGATCTGACCGGAGTGGTTCTTACTAAGCTTGATGGAGATACTCGTGGTGGTGCCGCGCTTTCTGTTAAAGCAGTTACCGGTTGTCCGATCAAGTTTGCTTCCCTTGGAGAGAAACTGGATGCACTAGAGCCTTTCCATCCAGAGCGTATGGCTTCTCGTATTCTTGGTATGGGTGACATGCTCTCTCTGATTGAGAAAGCACAGTCCAACATTGATACCGAAAAAGCCAAGGAAATGGAACGGAAGATGCGTAATGCTGAATTCACGTTCGAAGATTTCTTGGAGCAAATGGATCAAGTGAAGAAACTGGGGCCCATCGATCAGATCATGGATATGATTCCTGGTATGGGCAAGATGAAACAAGCCAAGGACCTGAAGGTTGACGACAAGCAGATGGGCCGGATTGAAGCGATTGTGTACTCCATGACTACAGAGGAGAAGCGCAACCCAGACATGATCAATCATAGTCGCCGGAAACGTATTGCTACAGGTAGTGGTACATCTCTGGCTGAGGTTAATCGCCTAATCAAGCAGTTTGATGAAATGCGCCGCATGATGAAACAGTTCTCGGATATGATGGGACCTAAAGGCGGCAAGAACAAGGCAATGAAGCAGCTGAAGGGTCTGGGCAAAGGAATGAAGTTTCCTTTCCGTTGATTACATGGGTTGCTGAGGAATATACAGATTTCATTGAAGGAGGTGAATTTTCAAATGGCAGTTCGTATTCGTCTGAAACGTATGGGTGCTCACAAAGCTCCTTTCTACCGCGTAGTGGTATCGGATTCCCGTTCCCCACGTGACGGTCGTTTTATCGAGGAGATCGGTTACTACAACCCGGTTGAACAACCGGCTGTTGTTAAGATCGATGAAGATAAAGCATTGCAATGGCTTCAAAATGGTGCGCAAGCATCCGACACTGTCCGCAACTTGCTGAGCAAAGCGGGCGTGATGAAGAAGTTCCACGAGTCTAAATTGACTAAATAAGGTGCTGATTCGGAGGGTCATCTATGGAAGAATTAGTAAGCATAATTGCTAAGGCTTTGGTCGATCATCCGGAAGATGTGGCGGTTCGGACGGTTGAGAAAGATCGGCTTGTCGTATATGAGTTAACCGTTCATCCTGACGATGTTGGGAAAGTGATTGGTAAGCAGGGACGAATCGCAAAGTCTCTTCGTACGGTCGTCACATCAGCAGCAGTTAAGATGGATAAACGGGTAACCGTTGATATCATATCTTAAAGATATACGAAAGGGGGTTAGGATGCATGTCCTAGCCCCTTTTCGTGCATGCTGAATTTATTAATAAAACCCATTAAATAAATTGATTTTAGGATTACACTATAACGGAGAGAGCAGAACAAATCTGAAGAAGCGTAGCGCTACCTTTACCACCGGATTTCATCCTTTGAATAAGAAGTCAAAGAAATCTGGGGGTAACAGTGATCGGAAGATTGTTCTGACCGCGCAGTGTGCTGTGTAATAAGGATTAAATTTTACAGAATGGATTCAGGAGGAACTTATGGCAGAATTTATGAATGTAGGCAAGATCGTCAATACGCACGGTATTCGTGGTGAGTTGAAAATCATGCCTTTAACAGATTTCCCGGAAGTGCGGTTCGCGAAAAATGCGGAACTGTTTCTTTTTACTCCGGATAATCATCCCGTGTTGGTTAATGTGGAATCTGCGCGTTTGCATAAAAATATGTACATCCTTAATCTGAAAGAATACGGAAATATCAATGAAGTAGAGAAGTTTAAGGGTGGCATGGCCAAAGTGTTGAAAGAAAACCTGGCTGAGCTGGAGGAGAATGAATACTACTTCCACCAAATTGTTGGATGCTCGGTCATTACTGATGAAGGTGAAACACTCGGAACCATCTCTGAGATTTTGACTCCTGGAGCGAATGATGTATGGGTTGTCAAAACGCCGGCAGGCAAAGAAATCCTGCTTCCGGTTATTGATGATGTTGTTCTTGATGTGGATGTTACAGAAAAGCAAGTCAAGGTACACCTGATGGAAGGGCTGCTGTAACATGAAGGTGGATGTATTAACCCTGTTCCCGGAAATGTTTGACGGTGTGTTCGGAACCAGCATTCTGGGCAAGGCCCAAACAAAGGGGCTTGTATCCCTTGGTGCAACCAACTTCCGGAATTATGCGACCAATAAACACAATACAGTCGACGATGCACCTTACGGTGGAGGTGGGGGCATGGTGTTAAAGCCAGATCCCATCTTCGCTGCTGTCGAAGATGTATTAGAGCAACGCGGCGAAGCTGCCGCAACGATGAAACCGCCACGGATTATTCTAATGTGTCCACAAGGTGAGACATTCACGCAGTCAAAAGCAGAAGAGCTTGTGCAGGAAGATCATTTGATTTTTATTTGTGGACATTATGAAGGCTATGATGAGCGCATCCGGGAATTTCTTGTGACGGACGAGTTGTCGATTGGTGATTACGTGCTGACGGGTGGCGAGCTGCCTGCGATGGTGACGATTGACAGTATTGTACGTCTTATTCCTGGGGTTCTGGGTAATGAGACAAGTGCTGTAACGGATTCATTCAGTACCGGATTGCTTGAATATCCACACTACACACGTCCTCCGGAATTCAGAGGCATGAAGGTACCGGATATGCTGTTATCTGGACATCACCTGAATATTGAGGCGTGGCGCAGGGAGCAGTCTTTGCTTCGTACACTGGAACGCAGACCGGATATGTTGGAGACGGCAGACTTGACGGACAAAGAACGGATTTGGCTAAATAAGATTCGTTCCGATCGTGAAAAGAATACAGAGTAATTTGATGTTATCTCGTTTGAGCTCGTAAAATAATCTCATTCGAAAGCCTGAAAGACCAGCCTTGTGATATATAGGTTGGTCTTTTTTTTGTATTGAACACTTTTGCCGCTTTGAACATTTTTGCATGTTTCGAAATGGGGTTGTATACAGTGAAGAATTTCTTTATGGTGATCTCAGTTAGAAGTGTATAAACACGACATGCTAAGGAGGGAATTTATGAATCATCAGCCTTATGAAGTGGGCAGAGTAGATATTAGCGATGCTGGAGAGCGCTGCAAGATGCTTTTGGGAGATTTGAATGGTGATGGCAGGCTTGAGATGCTGTTGGTACAGGCCGATGGTGGTATAGACGATCGTTACGTTCCGCATCAGGTATGCTGTTTGTCGGCATATGATCTGGATGGAACATTAATGTGGCAGGTTGGAACACCGGATCCGGATGCAGGCGGCCCAGGATCAGACTATCCCGCTCAGATTGCAGATTGGGATGGGGATGGAAATAATGAAGTGCTGTGCATAATGAACAAACAATTTCTTATTCTGGACGGAAGCACCGGAGAGATAAAAAAACGTCATACTTTGCCTGATGAGCATGCGCATGACTGCATTATTCTCGCAAACCTGACTGGGGACCAACAGACGATGGATATTTTACTAAAGGATCGGTATAAGACGCTCTGGGCACTGGATCACGATTTTAATTTGCTGTGGAAGCATGAAGGTAATGTTGGTCATTTTCCGTGGGTATACGATATTGATGGGGATGGTAAGGATGAAGTGATGGCTGGGTATGATATGCTGGAGCACGATGGAACTTTACTATGGTCCTGTCAGAATCTTGATGACCACGCAGATTGCATATGGTTTGGCGATGTGGACGAGGACGGCGAGGTTGAAATAGTTATCGGTGGCAGTGTTACGGTGATGTTGGACAGGTATGGTAATGAGAGATGGCGCTACGAGGATTCGATTGAATCACAGCATATAGCTTTGGGAAAATTTTATGAAGATAGACAAGGGTTACAGGTTGCCGGCTTGGATCGGATTTTTCGAGGAGATGAGCATGGCAAGGATGGAATGTTTATGCTGGATAGTAAAGGAAAAGAGCTGTGGAAAGAAGATCGTAAAACTCGTGGGTGGTTAACCATTATTGAGCCTGTACGCAACTGGGATGACAGCGGGCTTGATTATATCCTAGCATATCGTCGAGGTGGGGGTGTCCTGCCCTCTTTAATCAATGGTTATTTACAAACGATTGCAGAGTTCGGAAAAGAGGGCTACGCTGTACATGCAGACTTGTGTCAGAGCGGCAGGGAACAGATCATCATCTATGATGAACATGAGGCCGTGATCTACTCCAATGTAGTTATGAATGTAACCACTCCAATCTCTATAGACATAAAAAGAGCCCAGCTCCAGTCAAAAAGACTGTATAGCTCGACTCTATATCCAGGCGGGGAAGTTCAGATCTAACTTAATGACTGATCTCTACGACAGGAAGGATATCCTGTTGATCTGATTCAGGATGGAGCAATGCAGCCAAATCGGTTCCTGTTGTAACGGTTAAGCGTGGGAGCTTCATGGGATTATCTCCAGGTCGAACAAATCCTGAACGAACGGAAAAGGCCATGCGATACCCATTTTGCTGCAATTGATAGATCATCTGCGTGCTGGTATAACCGAAAGGGTAGGCAAGGTATGGAGTATCTATACCCGTTTCTTTCATTAGCTTGACGTCATCATTCAGCAGGCTTGTGTCGAGTCCAACTGGCACGGTTTCGCCGCAACGCATATATCCCTTGTGATGAAGATTATAGGTATGGCTATTGAACTCAAAAACGTCTTTAGCAGCCTGCATCTCCTGTTTGGAGATGAACGTATTTTTGGATGGATCAAAAGTCGAAGGCTGATCCTGGATTTTGCTGCCGATGACAAACAGGGAAGCATGAAAATTATATTTTTTGAGCACAGGGTAGGCTAAAGTATAATTGTTCTGATACCCATCATCAAAGGTGATGACAATTGACTTTTTGGGCAGGGAGATCTGTCCATTCACATACTGCTCAAGTTGTTCCAGTGTAATGGTGTTGTACCCTTCTTCATGCAAATATTTCATGTTTTCTTCGAAGTCTTCCAGATTAATGATTGATTTGTTGTTGGTTTCATGATTGTTGATTTTGGGCTGTATGTAATGATACATCAGTACAGGCACTTCAGTAGCTGAACCTTGTGCGATGTGAAAGGTAGCTAGGTCAAGTGTGGGTTTGCTGGAATAGTCGGAGTGAGACATTAGAAATGCCTTACGCTTGACCATATCCCAAGACGTGCATGCTTTGTGGGACATTGCATTGGTAGGATGAGTGACCATATACGAATACATTGTAACGGTACAAGTGAGTACAGCGAGTGTAACAAGAGCGATTTTTTTCAAGTGTTTCATAAGTCAACAGGTTCTCCTTTTACCATTTCATTTCTTTATGTAGTTATACTTCGGTTACATCAATACGTAATCCAACAAGCTATATCATAGACGATCTTTCTGGACAGAAAGTTACAGTATTTTTTCCATCCAATACTTGACTTATCCCAAGAATGCTATTCATGACGATCTGAAGGAAGGAACTTTTGATTAATTTTTCTTGTGTTTTGTAATGGTGCGTGATACAATAAGTCTGTTATGTGGAATACGGCGGTCCTCTATGGATAATGAAGGAGACAAGGTGTTCTCTGGAAGAAGTATGAACGCCTGTACGGAAGGAGGGAGTCATAGATGAATATCGTTCAAGCGATTACACAAGAACAACTTCGTAAAGATATTCCGAGTTTTCGTCCTGGTGACACTTTGAAAGTGCACGTTAAGGTAATCGAGGGAACTCGTGAGCGTATCCAATTGTTCGAAGGTGTTGTGATTAAACGCCGTGGTGGTGGAATCAGTGAGACTTTTACAGTTCGTAAAATTTCTTACGGTGTAGGTGTGGAAAGAGCTTTCCCGCTTCATTCCCCTAAAATCGATAGAATCGAAGTGGCTCGCCGTGGTAAAGTGCGTCGTGCGAAGCTTTATTATCTTCGTGAACTACGCGGTAAAGCAGCGAGAATTAAAGAAATTCGTTAATATAACGGATACCGGGGAGGGCTTGGAGACAAGCCCTTTTCGTTTTTGTCCGGGAAAAGTTGAACCGGAGGTGCACTTCCGAGTAAAATGGTATGGCGGCACACGCTCGAATAGTCCGGGAGGCTTGTGAATCAGTTATTGAAGGGCATTTGAATTGTGGATTAAATGTACTGGTAATGCTTGCATGTAAGATTACATAACTGATGATGTGTAAAAACTGCTATAACATGTACTGTGAAGAGAGGAAGATCATTAATGGAACAGGAAGTTCAACAGGACCAGGGCAATGCTGCCGAAGAGAAAGGCAGTAGATCCAAAAAAGCCAAAAATGAAGTTTTCGAATGGCTCAAAGCCATCGTGATTGCACTAGTACTTGTCATTTTGATTCGGTGGTTGCTATTCAAACCGTTTGTTGTGGACGGGCCTTCAATGCAGCCGAATTTTCATACAGGTGAACGTGTGATCGTCAATGAAATTTTATATGACATCAGGGAACCAAAGCGCGGAGAAGTTATCGTATTTCACGTTCCTTCTGAAGGCCGCGATTTCATTAAACGTGTTATTGCTGTCGCTGGTGATACCGTTGAGGTTCAAGACGATACAGTTCTTGTCAATGGTAAAAAAGTCGATGAGACATACATTCAGGGAGCAATCGATGCTGCTGAAGCGAACGGTGGAACCTATAACGTGAAGGACTTCCCTAACGAGCAATTCCCGGATGGAAAAGTACCTGAAGGTCATGTTTTTGTAATGGGCGATAACCGTCCAAATAGCACGGATAGCCGGATGATCGGTTATGTGTCACTGACGGATATTGTAGGTCGTGCAGATGTGATTTTCTGGCCGATTGGCGATATCAAGTGGATTAACCATTAATATGAATGCAGGATATATAAGCCAATTATAAAAATGTACACTTATACGTAGAGGGCAGAACTAATCTGGGGATAATAGAGAACGGAAGATTGTTTTGCCAGTGAATTGATAGGTGTAGATGTTAAAGATAAAGCTTGTATATCAACAAATAATGAGGTGAAGACAAGGTGACGATTCAATGGTTTCCAGGTCATATGACCCGAGCCAGACGCCAGATTCAGGATAAGTTAAAGCTGATTGACGTGGTCATCGAACTGCTGGATGCCCGTCTGCCTGTCTCCAGCCGCAACCCGATGATTGACGAGATTTTACAGGGCAAACCCCGGATGATTTTGTTGAATAAGTCTGACCTGGCGGATGCGAAAGTGACGCAGGAATGGATTGAATATTTCAAAAAAGAGGGAATCACTGCTTTTCCGGTAGATGCTTCAACAGGTACCAACGTGAAAGACATCCCAACTCAGGCGAAGCTTCTGTTGAAAGAAAAAATTGACCGTCAACTGGCAAAAGGGATTAATCCTCGAGCGGTTCGTGGACTGATTGTTGGTATTCCAAACGTGGGTAAATCTACATTAATTAATCGACTGGCTGGACGGAGCATTGCGGCCACGGGAGATCGTCCTGGGGTGACAAAGGGACAACAGTGGATCAAAGTTGGCAAGGAAATGGAGCTGCTGGATACCCCAGGTATTCTTTGGCCGAAATTCGAAGACCAAAACGTGGGATATCGTCTTGCGGTAACAGGTGCAATTAAGGAAGAAATTCTGAATGCAGAAGACATCGCCTTTTTTGGCATCAGTTATCTGATGCGTTATTACTGGGATTCTCTTGAAGAACGATATGGACTTCAGGAGTTCTCCAGGGATGCGGATGATTCAGACAGTGTCATTGCGATCATGGAGCAAGTGGGTCGCATACGTGGCTGCGTTGTGAGTGGCGGGCGTATCGATTTGGAAAAAGCATCGCGAGCTTTTCTGCGTGAACTGCGTGCAGGCAAAATGGGACGTTTCTCTATGGAAGCTCCTTATTAAATAAGAGACAACTGCCGAAAGAAGCGGCCGTTACCGGATGACCGGGAGCGGTCGCTTTTTGTCGTACTGAATTTAAAAGACAGTAACTTCGACTTGTGTGGAAGATGAACCCAGAAAATTGCACTTTATGGGATTGGTTTGTGCGTATATCTGGGTCTCTTAAATCATGTTATGATGAATGATGAAGATTTAGCTTGCTCAATGCTTAATATCTTCAATTCAAGCCATTAGATACCGATAAAATAATAACTCACCATCGTATGATCATATATGTTCACAAAAGTTTATTTCTTGTTTGAGTGGGATCTGATAGAACAAAAATCGGGAATCTACGTCTATATAATAAAATCATATAAAAGAGATGGGTTAAAGCAAGAGCGGGCAGAGGAGATGACACTGTAATGAAGGAAATGAATGAATTAAATGAATTAACTGAATTAACGCAACCGGATGCCCTGGTTGAACCGAAAAAGAAGAAAAAAGAATTAGTGGAGCCGAAAGATCTTCTGATCTATGAGCGTGAATATTGGGAAAGCGGATTTGACCGTATTGCCGGAATTGATGAAGTAGGACGTGGTTGTTTGTTTGGAGATGTCGTAGCGGCAGCCGTTATTTTGCCTCGTGATCTGATTCTGGAAGGGGTTAATGATTCCAAGAAATTAACGGAGAAAAAGCGCGATGCGTTATATGACATCATAATGGAAAAGGCGTTGTCAGTGGGGATCGGTTATGCGGACGCAGAGACGATTGATCATATGAATATTAAACAGGCTGCGAGACTTGCCATGAAACGTGCGGTAGAAGCGCTTGAGGGCGTGCCGGATTACCTGTTGGTGGATGCCGAGAAGGTAGATGTAAATATACCACAGCTGTCCATTATTAAAGGTGATGCTAACAGTCAGTCTATTGCGGCAGCTTCCATTGTTGCAAAGGTTACCCGGGATAGGCTTTGCAAGGAGGATTGGGATACGTTATATCCGGAATATGGCTTATCGATACATAAGGGATATGCAACGAAATTTCATCGCGAGCAAATTATGGCTCTGGGTGCTACACCGATGCATCGTCGCAGTTTTCTCGGCAATCTGCTTGGAGAACAACACACTTTATTTTAATTAGTCCATACACGGAGGGATGGGAAGGTCATGAATATAAGTTCCGTGATTCGTGGGTTATTGGGGGATAGTAAGCCGGGAAATGCCAAGCCGCTGGAGTTAAAGGAAGGACAGGTTGTGCGAGGGTCCGTGGTTAGTGTATCCGATGATGGGGCAGATGCGGTTCTCCAGATTCAGGGTGTACAGGTACGGGCAAAACTGGAAACTCCGCTCAGACCTGGTGAAACTACATTGCTTCAGGTCCAGCCTCCAGGTGAGAATGGTGTAACGGTAATGAAACCATTGACGGGTACATTGGCTGAACTGCCACAGGCGTCTTTGAACAATTTGCTTCAGGAGATAGGTTTGCCAGATACCAAGGGAAATCGGGAGCTGTTGTTGGCCATGCAGCGAAGCGGATTACCTTTAACCAAGGATAATGTTGCGATGGTTCAAAATATGATGACAGCCAAACCTGCACAGGTGCCAGTTGAAGAATGGGTGCAGGCGACAGGTATTGCTTTTCAGCGTGGTCTTCCGGTTACGGCGGAAACGGTAAAGGGTTTGCATCAGGCTGTATTCGGTCCGCCACTACATCAGATGTTGAAGGGTTTGGCTGAACAGCTGGAATCGATGCTGGCCCAAACTGCGGGGAAAACGTTGCCGACTGGTGAACAGGCGGCAACGGTGAAACCGGCTTTAATGGGTGGCTTGCCTGTATCGTTAAGTGGAGAGCAGACAGGAGAAACGATAACTGCGTCAGGCGGTGGGAGAGCAGCAGGAGGAACGTCTGGTTTGGCCGGGCAATTCCTGCCTGGGTCGCCTTCAGGAGCTGTTCCAGTGGCTGATGGATCGCAGGATGCTGCTGGTAATGCGGTGAAGGGCAATGGACAGACAGGTACGGCAAACGCTGAAACTATTGGAATAAAGTTAGAGGCCAGCAATGGTGAAAGTGCTGGCAAGGGTGCAGGTATTCCAGCAGGAACCGGAATACCTGGTGAGAGCCCGCGTGCAGCTGACGCGGGCGTTGCTGGGAGCCGCCCGGGCACGACGGGGGCGGCAGTGGAAGCAGCTGGCCGCGTCATTGCGGGGCAGCCTGAAGGGGGAGCGGCCGGGAGAACCGATGGCCGCGGTGAAATGCCTGCTGCTGCGGTGCCTACCGCTTCCGCAGCAGGGCAGGCGGCGCCAGCAGCTCCATCGGCAGCGCAGCTGGCGCCAAAGCTGCTGGCGCTGCTGGACGCGCTGCGCAGCGCGTCCACAGCCGCACCGGCACAGCCCGGTGCGGCGACACAGGCCGCCCCTGCATCGCAGGGCGGCCAGGCGGCTGCGGCTGCCGGAGGCGTGCCGCAGCCTTTGCCAGCCGGCGCAGATGCGCTGCCGGCTGGCGGTAGTGCCGCAGCACCTGCGGGAGCTGCGGCTGTGCACGCGCCTGTCACCCACGAGGGGGACCCGTGGGTGGGGCGCGTGCTGAAGCTGCTCGGTGCGGAGCACGAGCAGCAGGCAGTGCACGGCGCGGCTGCACAGGCGCGCGTGGGGGATGTAGCGGGTCCGGGAACCGCGGACACGCTCAAGGGCTTGCTGCTGCAGCTTGCCAGCAGCGATGGTGCACCGGCGGCGCTCAAGGATGCCGCCGGACAGGCTGTGCAATTTCTGACAGGACAGCAGTTATTGCTGACAACAGATCGCAGTGCAACCTTTGCCCAGATGCACTGGTTTATCCCGATTACCGGCCCTGATGGGGAAGAAACGGCTTCCGTCCAGATTCAGTCTCGCCGGGGGCAACGTGGTGAGTTGGATGCATCCAACTGCCGCCTGTGGTTTGATCTAGATATGAAAAGTCTCGGTCCAACACTGGTGGATGTGCATGTGGTCAACAATATCGTCAGCCTGCGTGTACTGAATGACCGCGAAGGGATGGGACCGCTCTTGGAAAGTGGACGTGAAGAGATCCATCGGGCGTTGGACAAGCTCGGTTACCAGTTGCTGACTTTCAAAGCGGAACCTTGGCCTGTTGGCCAGGAACCGGGAGCCGAACGAAAAACGACTGCCTCGGACTACAGTCCTGAACGTTACAAAGGGGTGGACATGCGGGTATGAAAGAGGATTCGCAACCGGATCTGATATCCAAAAAGGCCGTTGCTTTAAAATATGTACCTGGTGAGAATGAAGCGCCAGTGGTCGTAGCCAAAGGCCGTGGCAAAGTGGCAGAGGCCATTCTGGATAAAGCCAAAGAAAACGGAGTTCCTGTTCAGGAGGATGCTGCTCTGGTGGAGGTTCTGTCCAAACTGGACTTGGACGAGCAAATTCCAGCCGAACTGTATCAATTGGTTGCCGAAGTATTAACTTATATTTATCGCGCTGACCGTCTGGCTTCTGGACGAGAGGAAGAAGAATCATGGTAGAGCACAGATCAGAACAAGGTCCAACTTC includes:
- the trhA gene encoding PAQR family membrane homeostasis protein TrhA, translating into MANTYTYSRREEVANAITHGIGAVLSVAALVLLIVFSSMKGTAWHVVSFTIYGITMLLLYTSSTLVHAWKDGKMKDLFEIFDHSSIYLFIAGTYTPFLFVAVRGTLGWSLFGVIWGIALAGVIFKAFFTKKFLFMSTIFYIAMGWLIVIAWQPLVAAIPTGGIVLLVTGGLMYTLGTLFYVWRGFPYHHAIWHLFVLAGSILHFFAVLVYLTPLR
- a CDS encoding putative DNA-binding protein, coding for MSQENRLEKTNRINLLFAFYERLLTEKQQTFLKYYFHDDFSLGEIAAEFEISRQAVYEHIKRAEQVLENYESKLGLLEKHERRNRNLEDLQKALERAGVSIDNNQQINDMIQQLRE
- the ffh gene encoding signal recognition particle protein, whose protein sequence is MAFEGLTTRLQNVFSKLRGKGKVSDEDVAEAMREVRLALLEADVNFKVVKEFIAKVKEKAVGKEVMESFTPGMVIIDIVNKELTDLMGGSQSKLAKANKPPTVLMMVGLQGAGKTTTSGKLAKMLQKQNSRPLLVAGDIYRPAAIKQLQVLGEQIKAPVFTLGDQTSPVEIARQGLQHAKDNGNDYVIIDTAGRLHVDEELMEELRQIHSAVNPDEVLLVVDSMTGQDAVNVAEHFNQQLDLTGVVLTKLDGDTRGGAALSVKAVTGCPIKFASLGEKLDALEPFHPERMASRILGMGDMLSLIEKAQSNIDTEKAKEMERKMRNAEFTFEDFLEQMDQVKKLGPIDQIMDMIPGMGKMKQAKDLKVDDKQMGRIEAIVYSMTTEEKRNPDMINHSRRKRIATGSGTSLAEVNRLIKQFDEMRRMMKQFSDMMGPKGGKNKAMKQLKGLGKGMKFPFR
- the rpsP gene encoding 30S ribosomal protein S16, producing the protein MAVRIRLKRMGAHKAPFYRVVVSDSRSPRDGRFIEEIGYYNPVEQPAVVKIDEDKALQWLQNGAQASDTVRNLLSKAGVMKKFHESKLTK
- a CDS encoding KH domain-containing protein — protein: MEELVSIIAKALVDHPEDVAVRTVEKDRLVVYELTVHPDDVGKVIGKQGRIAKSLRTVVTSAAVKMDKRVTVDIIS
- the rimM gene encoding ribosome maturation factor RimM (Essential for efficient processing of 16S rRNA), yielding MAEFMNVGKIVNTHGIRGELKIMPLTDFPEVRFAKNAELFLFTPDNHPVLVNVESARLHKNMYILNLKEYGNINEVEKFKGGMAKVLKENLAELEENEYYFHQIVGCSVITDEGETLGTISEILTPGANDVWVVKTPAGKEILLPVIDDVVLDVDVTEKQVKVHLMEGLL
- the trmD gene encoding tRNA (guanosine(37)-N1)-methyltransferase TrmD, with the protein product MKVDVLTLFPEMFDGVFGTSILGKAQTKGLVSLGATNFRNYATNKHNTVDDAPYGGGGGMVLKPDPIFAAVEDVLEQRGEAAATMKPPRIILMCPQGETFTQSKAEELVQEDHLIFICGHYEGYDERIREFLVTDELSIGDYVLTGGELPAMVTIDSIVRLIPGVLGNETSAVTDSFSTGLLEYPHYTRPPEFRGMKVPDMLLSGHHLNIEAWRREQSLLRTLERRPDMLETADLTDKERIWLNKIRSDREKNTE
- a CDS encoding polysaccharide deacetylase family protein, whose protein sequence is MKHLKKIALVTLAVLTCTVTMYSYMVTHPTNAMSHKACTSWDMVKRKAFLMSHSDYSSKPTLDLATFHIAQGSATEVPVLMYHYIQPKINNHETNNKSIINLEDFEENMKYLHEEGYNTITLEQLEQYVNGQISLPKKSIVITFDDGYQNNYTLAYPVLKKYNFHASLFVIGSKIQDQPSTFDPSKNTFISKQEMQAAKDVFEFNSHTYNLHHKGYMRCGETVPVGLDTSLLNDDVKLMKETGIDTPYLAYPFGYTSTQMIYQLQQNGYRMAFSVRSGFVRPGDNPMKLPRLTVTTGTDLAALLHPESDQQDILPVVEISH
- the rplS gene encoding 50S ribosomal protein L19 is translated as MNIVQAITQEQLRKDIPSFRPGDTLKVHVKVIEGTRERIQLFEGVVIKRRGGGISETFTVRKISYGVGVERAFPLHSPKIDRIEVARRGKVRRAKLYYLRELRGKAARIKEIR
- the lepB gene encoding signal peptidase I, whose amino-acid sequence is MEQEVQQDQGNAAEEKGSRSKKAKNEVFEWLKAIVIALVLVILIRWLLFKPFVVDGPSMQPNFHTGERVIVNEILYDIREPKRGEVIVFHVPSEGRDFIKRVIAVAGDTVEVQDDTVLVNGKKVDETYIQGAIDAAEANGGTYNVKDFPNEQFPDGKVPEGHVFVMGDNRPNSTDSRMIGYVSLTDIVGRADVIFWPIGDIKWINH